Part of the Cryptomeria japonica unplaced genomic scaffold, Sugi_1.0 HiC_scaffold_446, whole genome shotgun sequence genome, TTGGTTTAGATTCAATAGTTAAAGAAGGGAGAGTAGTTAGGAAAGAAATTTACATCGATGATTTAAAGGGCAATGATGTTTTTAGAGTTTAGAACTCTTTGAAGCGCTTCAATTTTTATGCCACTTGcttatctcatttttttttgccacaATTCATTCAATTCCTGTAATATGATTGTCTTTGTGCTACTAATTTTAAATATATAGTTATTTTTAATCTTTACACTAGTATTTCATATAATAACTATTTGATTATTTGTTCAATCTTAATActaaatatattctcatcaatattaaaaattcaaaactttTTAAAACTAGCCTTTTTTAAAAATTTGTATACTTATTCTTTACATATAAAAATTTTAATTCTCATATATCTTTAAAAACTTACGTATTAATTATCCTCTTAATTCTTCCCAAAAACTCTTTTAACACCTTATCCCTTGGGGATCATCGAATTCGCAAAGAGATTAGTCCGTAGTGGTCATCCTTTGTTAAAAATATATAGTTACCTTTATATTAAATTTTAGTTCAAATTCGAACAATTTGTGTGGATTTTATAGTATTTAAGAATGCGCTAAAGGCGGGTATAAATACATCCGACTTCCGATTCAATCGATGGTTTTAGCCTTGACGCCTTCGCAAAACTTGTACTAAGAAGAAAACGGCAAATGCTGCATCTGTTATTGTTGTTTTTCATTAATATCTGTGAAACGCCaatgttatatttatttattaaacacCAGAATTTAATAAATACATAGGTTGTTCCATTGCATTTTGATAGAGTCAAAATATTACTAACCTCTTAATGGCAGCCACAGGCATCTCTCATCTTGTGTTTCCCTTCATTTTTCTCCTCAGCCTCTGCACCTCTGCTTCTCAACACTTGAATGTAAAGGTAATATCTTTACCCTTCTCCTTCTACCAACTCTATGTTATATAGTAAATAACTTCATCTCCCTCTGTTTGAATTATTAATGACTAACATTTTATTCTCTGCCAAATCAGCTTTACATTGTGTACATGGGTGATGTTCCATCCCCAGATTATTCCCAAACAGCGGCGACTGCATCCCACGTTTTATTGCTTCATCCTGTACTTGGAAGGTTTTTATATAATTCCTCCTTCTGTATGTCCACTCTGTCCTTCTAAAGAAGAGctatttttctaatttaaatattttcaatatgcTTGTTAAGCCATGAGGCAGCACATGAATCTTTGGTTCATAGTTATTGGAAGAGCTTTAATGGATTCGCGGCTTGGCTTTCTTCATCTCATGTCCAACATCTCTCAAGTAAGATTGCGCCGTATTTACCCAAACTAATTGTAGGAATTATTAGAATGCTGTCGACATACCATAATGGTGGACAACAAATTTTTTGAATTGATAAATTCCTTTATGCAAGCTGTATATTTGCACTCCTTGCTCTATGTAGGAGACATGTTTCAATATTGACCAATGTCGTGCTTGTTTAAGAATTATAGGCACAGAGGGTGTAGTTTCGGTGTTTAAAAGCAAAAAGGCTCAACTCTTGACAAGTAGATCATGGGATTTTGTGGGACTTCCTCTGTCTCAGCAAACCAATTATTTGGAATATCAAAGTGACGTAATTGTTGGCGTTCTAGATTCAGGTAAAAGTAAAACAATAGAAGCCTCATTGGTACCACAGAAGAGACAGTATAATGGTTTTGCATATTTCCCATATTAATTCTGAAAAAATTTCTGACCCAATTTGCGTGTAGGGGTATGGCCGGAATCAGAAAGTTTCGATGACGCGGGATTGGGTCCCATTCCCTCAAAATGGAGGGGACTGTGCGAGACAACACCCGACTTTAAAGCCTGCAATAAGTAAACACTCATTCGTTCTACTTTTAGAACTAAATCCATTTCCCATTCAGAAACACTAgtgcagaaattttttttttttaattttttgccatGCTGACAATTGAGTTTTAACTGTTTCCCAGGAAACTAATAGGTGCACGCTTTTATTATAGAGGCTTTACATCTCCACTACCTGCCGGCGAGTTCCTCTCTCCAAGAGATTCAGATGGCCATGGAACACACACCGCCTCCACAGTTGCTGGAAGCATTGTCAGAAATGCCAGCCTCTTTGGACTAGCCCAAGGAAATGTACGTGGAGGAGTACCAGGTGCAAGGATTGCTATGTACAAGGCTTGTTGGTCACTTTCTTGCAGCGATGTAGATCTCCTTGCAGCGTTTGATGATGCAATCTATGATGGTGTGGATGTCATTTCTGTTTCAATTGGTTATTCAACTGGAGGCTTCCTTCCCCCACCTGACTACTTCGAAGATAGCATTGCAATAGGAGCATTCCATGCTATGAAGAGAGGAATCTTAACATCAAATTCTGCTTGTAACGATGCCCTTGAGGGATCTGTTTGCAACTTTTCCCCCTGGTCTCTGACAGTGGCTGCAAGCACCATTGATCGCCAGTTCAAATCAGAACTTACTTTGGAAAATCAGATGTCTTTCGAGGTAAATTGAACATATCATTGTTTCCACTGATATTAAGTGGTCAAAGTTCTAATGTGTTGAGTTTATGGTGACGTAGGGGCATGCTATAAACACATTCATAATGGAGCAGCCTTGGTATCctttagtatatggaggagatgctGCTAATGTTTCTGGTGGTTTTTCTTCAGAGGACTCCAGGTGAAATGCGTAACAAAATCACATGATATTGATTAAGAATTACTTCAATTATATTTGTTCATTTTGTTGAACTCAAAGCTCTCCATTTGTTAATTGTGAATTTGATCAGTGGTTGCGGGTTATATTCTCTGGACCCCAGTATAGTCGAAGGAAAAATAGTCGTTTGCTACTTATCAAGCCCCGGTGATCTGCCAGATGGTGGAGTGTATGTCTCTGGAGGGGCAGGTGCCATAATAATGTACGATCCAATGAATGATACTGCTTTCTCGTTCATGGTCCCTGCCACAGTTATTTCACGCAAGCAGGGAGAGGTTGTCAGATCTTACATCAATTCTACAAGGTAAATGGGTTGACCAATGAAATGAATTACTTTTCTCTCCATTAAAGATGTATTTGATTGAGTAGAAAGTCGCCTAGGATATCTAGGAAAGTTTcaaaattttagaatttttatatTGTGAAATGGGGATTGCTATATTAAACTAAGTTTAGAAAGATTTTTCAGGATTGGATAGGGTGGTAAATGATCatctaaatataattatttttttacaaTTATTTTAGTATGAATTAGTAAGCTGCCTTTAAAATATAAGTGTAATATTGATTATATGTTTTATAACTCTACATCTCACTACTAACATTACTTGCAGTTTAGGATGATGATGGTTGCAGATGGGCCCTTTAAGATTAGAGTTGTTGTTCTAGTGTATGGGAGTACTCAGCCGTATGGTCATCCCAGTTATTAAGAATTACATCCCCTATTCAAGATTACTGAAAAATTGTACAAGTACTGACATTTAGAATGATTATATCTATGGtacaaataaaaatcaaaactgaaatcaaaacCTCTAACATGGGTAGTTGAATAAAAAAATGAAAACTCTGAATAAAACCATGCTTTAACTCTTGTACATTTTAATAGGTCTCCTATTGCAAGTATAGCAAAAAGTGTGGCTGGGAATGATTCACCTGCACCTATAACAGCTTCATTCTCATCTAAAGGTCCTAGCAAAATCACGCCAGATCTTCTAAAGGTATGAAAACTCAAATATCTGATTGGAATTTGAAAATTCGTTTACAAGGGACTTGAATTGCTCATAGTTAACTATTAAACAAATCCATTCATATTATAATTCCTTGACAGCCTGATATCACCGCACCTGGTGTAGATATTCTAGCGGCTTGGTCAAAAGTTGCACCAATGAGCATAGATCCTTTGGACAAAAGAGTAGTGGATTTCAATATCATCTCCGGAACATCCATGTCATGTCCTCATGCCACAGGAGCAGCTGCCTATGTCAAGTCATTTCATCCTGACTGGTCTCCTGCTGCTATTAAATCCGCTCTCATGACCACAGGTGGATATCGATTCAAATACCCaaaaattgtattaaattcatttatctTTACTTAACTCTTGACACAATTTCATTTGTCATGCAGCATCAGCATTAGATGCAACACTAGACGGCAATGAAGCTGCAGAATTAGGATATGGTGCAGGGCAGATTAATCCCCTGAAGGCCATCAATCCAGGGCTTGTCTATGACAC contains:
- the LOC131871707 gene encoding cucumisin-like; translation: MAATGISHLVFPFIFLLSLCTSASQHLNVKLYIVYMGDVPSPDYSQTAATASHVLLLHPVLGSHEAAHESLVHSYWKSFNGFAAWLSSSHVQHLSSTEGVVSVFKSKKAQLLTSRSWDFVGLPLSQQTNYLEYQSDVIVGVLDSGVWPESESFDDAGLGPIPSKWRGLCETTPDFKACNKKLIGARFYYRGFTSPLPAGEFLSPRDSDGHGTHTASTVAGSIVRNASLFGLAQGNVRGGVPGARIAMYKACWSLSCSDVDLLAAFDDAIYDGVDVISVSIGYSTGGFLPPPDYFEDSIAIGAFHAMKRGILTSNSACNDALEGSVCNFSPWSLTVAASTIDRQFKSELTLENQMSFEGHAINTFIMEQPWYPLVYGGDAANVSGGFSSEDSSGCGLYSLDPSIVEGKIVVCYLSSPGDLPDGGVYVSGGAGAIIMYDPMNDTAFSFMVPATVISRKQGEVVRSYINSTRSPIASIAKSVAGNDSPAPITASFSSKGPSKITPDLLKPDITAPGVDILAAWSKVAPMSIDPLDKRVVDFNIISGTSMSCPHATGAAAYVKSFHPDWSPAAIKSALMTTALDATLDGNEAAELGYGAGQINPLKAINPGLVYDTDANSYINMLCSQGYNETSLRLLTGEFISCSSKLSKQGVWELNYPSIMVISNASEPFLAQFPRTVTNVGPAKSTYEVKIDAPFGMNVTVEPDTLTFTSSNQKMSYNVKIESQVIPDNYALLSGALTWSFGNYSVRSPILVYYDVKQ